Proteins encoded within one genomic window of Rhinolophus sinicus isolate RSC01 linkage group LG05, ASM3656204v1, whole genome shotgun sequence:
- the ASF1A gene encoding histone chaperone ASF1A isoform X1, whose translation MLSALSGGPAARETRTPAGGADRGSRRAGPAPRTASTVPAGRLGRDLEWKIIYVGSAESEEYDQVLDSVLVGPVPAGRHMFVFQADAPNPGLIPDADAVGVTVVLITCTYRGQEFIRVGYYVNNEYTETELRENPPVKPDFSKLQRNILASNPRVTRFHINWEDNTEKLEDAESSNPNLQSLLSTDALPSASKGWSTSENSLNVMLESHMDCM comes from the exons ATGTTGTCAGCTTTGTCTGGTGGACCGGCGGCTCGCGAGACCCGCACTCCCGCCGGCGGAGCCGACCGGGGGTCGCGCCGGGCTGGCCCCGCGCCGCGAACGGCCTCCACGGTCCCCGCGGGAAGGCTGGGAAGGG ACTTGGAATGGAAAATTATCTATGTGGGATCTGCAGAAAGTGAAGAATACGATCAAGTTTTAGACTCTGTTTTAGTGGGCCCTGTTCCTGCAGGAAGGCATATGTTTGTATTTCAG gCTGATGCACCTAACCCAGGACTCATTCCAGACGCAGATGCAGTAGGTGTCACAGTTGTGCTAATTACATGCACCTATCGCGGTCAAGAATTTATTAGAGTTGGCTATTATGTAAATAATGAATACACCGAGACAGAATTAAGGGAAAATCCGCCAGTAAAACCAGACTTTTCTAAG CTTCAAAGGAACATTCTGGCATCTAATCCCAGAGTCACAAGATTTCACATTAATTGGGAAGATAACACAGAAAAACTGGAAGATGCAGAGAGCAGTAATCCAAATCTACAATCACTTCTTTCAACAGATGCATTACCTTCAGCATCAAAGGGATGGTCTACGTCAGAAAACTCACTAAATGTCATGTTAGAATCCCACATGGACTGCATGTGA
- the ASF1A gene encoding histone chaperone ASF1A isoform X2, translating to MAKVQVNNVVVLDNPSPFYNPFQFEITFECIEDLSEDLEWKIIYVGSAESEEYDQVLDSVLVGPVPAGRHMFVFQADAPNPGLIPDADAVGVTVVLITCTYRGQEFIRVGYYVNNEYTETELRENPPVKPDFSKLQRNILASNPRVTRFHINWEDNTEKLEDAESSNPNLQSLLSTDALPSASKGWSTSENSLNVMLESHMDCM from the exons atggcAAAGGTTCAGGTGAACAATGTAGTGGTGCTGGATAACCCTTCTCCTTTCTACAACCCATTCCAGTTCGAGATCACCTTCGAGTGCATCGAGGACCTGTCTGAAG ACTTGGAATGGAAAATTATCTATGTGGGATCTGCAGAAAGTGAAGAATACGATCAAGTTTTAGACTCTGTTTTAGTGGGCCCTGTTCCTGCAGGAAGGCATATGTTTGTATTTCAG gCTGATGCACCTAACCCAGGACTCATTCCAGACGCAGATGCAGTAGGTGTCACAGTTGTGCTAATTACATGCACCTATCGCGGTCAAGAATTTATTAGAGTTGGCTATTATGTAAATAATGAATACACCGAGACAGAATTAAGGGAAAATCCGCCAGTAAAACCAGACTTTTCTAAG CTTCAAAGGAACATTCTGGCATCTAATCCCAGAGTCACAAGATTTCACATTAATTGGGAAGATAACACAGAAAAACTGGAAGATGCAGAGAGCAGTAATCCAAATCTACAATCACTTCTTTCAACAGATGCATTACCTTCAGCATCAAAGGGATGGTCTACGTCAGAAAACTCACTAAATGTCATGTTAGAATCCCACATGGACTGCATGTGA